One Anaerolineales bacterium DNA segment encodes these proteins:
- a CDS encoding DUF1508 domain-containing protein encodes MYKFEVYKDKEGQYRWRLVAPNGRSIADSGEGYSSKQACLEGIESVRQNATGAQVVETA; translated from the coding sequence ATGTACAAATTCGAGGTTTACAAAGACAAGGAGGGGCAATACCGCTGGCGGCTCGTCGCACCCAACGGCAGATCGATCGCCGATTCGGGCGAGGGATACTCAAGCAAACAAGCCTGTTTGGAGGGGATCGAATCCGTCCGCCAGAACGCCACCGGCGCCCAAGTGGTGGAAACGGCGTAG
- a CDS encoding beta-glucosidase, with amino-acid sequence MPDLIFPDGFLWGVSSSAYQIEGAWNEDGKGPSIWDWYSHLPGKTARGETGDVACDHYHRWREDLDLLKALGVGAYRFSVSWSRVIPEGRGKINPKGLDFYDRLVDGLLERGIEPFPTLHHFDLPLALHKKGGWPSRETASAFGEFASSVAARLGDRATWWITINEPMVIAMMGYLLGNHAPGRRHPGAFARAMHSVLMANGEAVRAVRAAAPRTPRVGIALNLSPVHPLRQTEPDRKAAAAFDALSNRICLDPILRGSYPEDLWRRFGLFAPPIRPGDLAGISEPLDFLGVNFYTRHVVSARWWIPFMGGKMVRPETGEFSPMWEIYPPGLSETLERVWNEYRPKMILVTENGIPTADVPDPSGAVDDPRRITYLRRHLQELHGTIAKRIPVKGYFVWSLTDNYEWDLGYAMRFGLIRVDFGTLKRTPKSSFDWYAGVIRRNRIEAAG; translated from the coding sequence ATGCCGGACCTGATCTTCCCCGACGGTTTCCTCTGGGGCGTATCCTCCTCCGCCTACCAGATCGAAGGCGCCTGGAACGAGGACGGCAAGGGGCCTTCGATTTGGGACTGGTACTCGCACCTCCCCGGGAAGACGGCTCGCGGCGAAACCGGGGACGTCGCCTGCGATCACTACCACCGTTGGCGGGAAGACCTCGATCTGCTCAAGGCGCTGGGCGTCGGCGCATACCGTTTCTCGGTCTCCTGGTCGCGCGTGATCCCCGAAGGCCGGGGAAAAATCAACCCGAAGGGATTGGATTTCTACGACCGCCTGGTCGACGGACTGCTGGAACGGGGAATCGAGCCCTTCCCCACGCTCCACCATTTCGACCTGCCGCTCGCGTTGCATAAGAAGGGGGGCTGGCCTTCGCGTGAAACGGCTTCGGCCTTCGGAGAGTTCGCGTCATCCGTGGCGGCGCGCCTGGGCGACCGGGCGACCTGGTGGATCACGATCAACGAACCGATGGTGATCGCCATGATGGGGTATCTGCTGGGAAATCACGCGCCGGGAAGGCGCCACCCGGGAGCCTTCGCCCGCGCGATGCATTCCGTGCTGATGGCGAACGGCGAGGCGGTGCGCGCCGTGCGCGCCGCGGCGCCGCGTACGCCGCGGGTCGGAATCGCGCTCAATCTTTCCCCGGTTCATCCCCTTCGGCAAACGGAACCCGACCGCAAAGCGGCCGCGGCCTTCGACGCGCTGTCGAACCGCATCTGCCTGGATCCGATCCTGCGCGGCTCCTATCCCGAGGATTTGTGGCGCCGGTTCGGGCTGTTTGCCCCGCCCATCCGTCCCGGCGATCTGGCCGGAATCTCCGAACCGCTGGACTTCCTGGGTGTGAATTTTTACACCCGCCACGTCGTCTCCGCCCGCTGGTGGATCCCTTTCATGGGCGGAAAGATGGTGCGGCCGGAAACGGGCGAGTTCTCCCCGATGTGGGAAATTTATCCGCCCGGGTTAAGCGAGACGCTCGAACGGGTGTGGAACGAATACCGGCCGAAGATGATCCTGGTGACCGAAAACGGGATTCCGACGGCGGATGTGCCGGATCCGTCGGGCGCGGTCGACGATCCGCGGCGCATCACCTATCTGCGGCGCCATCTGCAGGAGCTGCACGGAACCATCGCCAAGCGCATTCCGGTGAAGGGGTACTTCGTCTGGTCGCTGACCGACAACTACGAATGGGATCTGGGGTATGCGATGCGCTTCGGATTGATCCGCGTGGATTTCGGGACGCTCAAGCGCACTCCCAAATCCTCCTTCGATTGGTATGCCGGGGTGATCCGCCGCAATCGAATCGAGGCGGCCGGATGA
- a CDS encoding AAA family ATPase, which produces MDLFDHALKERMKREAPLAARMRPRTIDEFVGQEEIIGPGKLLRRAIEADRLFSSILLWGPPGSGKTTLAQIIANSTKSHFETLSAVLAGVAELRRVIAQAQERRKLHNVRTILFVDEVHRWNKAQQDALLPHVENGTVVLVGATTENPYFEVIGALVSRSRIFQLRPLAQDDVRRLIRRALEDPERGYGGRPVVLAEEAGTHLVDVSGGDARNALNALELAVESTAPGPDGAVRIDLAVAQESIQRRALLYDRDGDAHYDTISAFIKSLRGSDPDAALYWMARMLYSGEDPRFILRRMLILAGEDIGLADPNALVVANAAAQAFDYVGLPEGIYPIVEAALYLSTAPKSNSALAYFQAYETVEARGVTEVPDHLKDSNRDAKGLGHGAGYVYPHQMEGHHVGQQYLPKALQGTYFYKPTGIGYEAQVRERLERWRRAQEKALGVTETTTLPTPTHEEAESIKRKMGFKNT; this is translated from the coding sequence GGCCCCGGAAAACTCCTCCGCCGCGCGATCGAAGCCGACCGGCTGTTCTCGTCGATCCTGCTTTGGGGGCCGCCCGGCAGCGGCAAAACGACCCTCGCCCAGATCATCGCCAATTCGACCAAATCCCACTTCGAAACACTGAGCGCCGTGCTGGCGGGCGTGGCCGAACTGCGGCGGGTGATCGCCCAGGCGCAGGAGCGCCGCAAGCTCCACAACGTGCGCACGATCCTCTTTGTAGACGAAGTCCACCGCTGGAACAAGGCCCAGCAGGACGCGCTGCTGCCGCACGTGGAAAACGGCACGGTGGTGCTCGTTGGCGCGACGACTGAAAATCCCTACTTCGAGGTGATCGGGGCGCTGGTGTCGCGCTCGCGCATCTTCCAATTGCGGCCGCTGGCGCAGGACGACGTGCGGCGCCTGATCCGGCGCGCGCTCGAAGACCCCGAGCGCGGCTACGGCGGCCGGCCGGTGGTGCTGGCGGAGGAGGCGGGAACCCACTTGGTGGACGTGTCCGGCGGCGACGCGCGCAACGCGCTCAACGCGCTCGAACTGGCAGTCGAATCCACCGCCCCGGGGCCGGACGGCGCCGTGCGGATCGACCTCGCCGTGGCGCAGGAATCGATCCAGCGCCGGGCGCTGCTTTACGACCGCGACGGCGACGCGCACTACGACACGATCAGCGCGTTCATTAAATCCCTGCGCGGCTCCGATCCGGACGCGGCCCTCTACTGGATGGCGCGCATGCTTTACTCGGGCGAGGATCCGCGCTTCATCCTGCGCCGGATGCTGATCCTGGCCGGGGAGGATATCGGCTTGGCGGATCCGAACGCGTTGGTGGTCGCCAATGCGGCGGCGCAGGCCTTCGATTACGTCGGCCTGCCGGAGGGAATCTACCCGATAGTCGAAGCGGCGCTGTACCTTTCGACGGCGCCGAAATCCAACAGCGCGCTGGCCTACTTTCAAGCCTATGAAACGGTCGAGGCGCGGGGCGTGACGGAGGTTCCGGACCATCTGAAGGATTCCAACCGCGACGCGAAAGGGTTGGGGCACGGCGCGGGGTACGTGTACCCGCACCAGATGGAAGGCCACCACGTCGGCCAGCAATACCTGCCGAAAGCGTTGCAGGGAACCTACTTCTACAAACCCACCGGCATCGGGTACGAAGCCCAGGTGCGGGAGCGGCTGGAGCGCTGGCGGCGGGCGCAGGAGAAGGCCCTCGGGGTCACCGAGACGACCACCCTGCCCACACCGACGCACGAGGAGGCCGAAAGCATCAAGCGCAAGATGGGATTTAAGAATACATAA